Proteins encoded within one genomic window of Desulfonatronospira thiodismutans ASO3-1:
- a CDS encoding secondary thiamine-phosphate synthase enzyme YjbQ: MKSYRQELWMNIPARMDFENITPRVQDAVNKSGVSEGLVLVNAMHITASVFINDDESGLHHDYKIWLEKLAPHEPVSSYRHNVGEDNADAHMKRQVMGREVVVAITEGRLDLGPWEQVFYGEFDGRRKKRVLIKVIGE, from the coding sequence ATGAAAAGCTACCGTCAGGAACTGTGGATGAACATTCCGGCCCGCATGGATTTTGAAAACATCACCCCCCGGGTTCAGGACGCGGTAAACAAAAGCGGGGTCAGCGAAGGCCTGGTCCTGGTCAATGCCATGCACATCACAGCCAGCGTCTTCATAAATGATGACGAATCCGGCCTGCACCACGACTACAAAATCTGGCTGGAAAAACTTGCTCCCCACGAACCTGTATCCAGCTATCGGCACAACGTTGGCGAAGACAATGCCGACGCACACATGAAAAGGCAGGTCATGGGCAGGGAAGTGGTGGTAGCCATCACTGAGGGCAGACTTGACCTGGGTCCGTGGGAGCAGGTTTTCTACGGAGAATTCGACGGAAGAAGAAAAAAAAGGGTGCTTATAAAGGTGATTGGCGAGTAG
- the mgtE gene encoding magnesium transporter → MDNKILIEAKDFLDAALDSDDQGRQELISRLESLLEAGDHDSIRDFFYSLHPADGAQALELFSPEKACAFITLLNNETQAQIFNYLPPHFETRMASCLGRAQLARIIGAMSHDERADLYNRLTSEQQEEVLPALAHAEREDIRRLASYSEGTAGAVMTSDYAALSPDITAREALEKLRREAPDKETIYQCYVIDENRRLVGVISLRELLVASPRSLVSEVMNQQPIFAHARDNAEEVASTIAKYDLMAMPIINGDDKLVGIVTFDDVHDILEEEATEDFHRMGSISGHGESLVGVNFREASPWLIIQKRLPWLLALVFVNLLSGAGIAFFESTIEAVVALVFFLPLLIASAGNAGSQSSTLMVRALATGDVKASDWLYLLGKEVGIALTLGLGMALAVSMVGIFRGGPEVAIVVGLTMTVVVLFGSLVGCLLPFLLARMKVDPATASVPLITSIADIGGILIYFSIATWLLEVPAAH, encoded by the coding sequence ATGGACAACAAAATCCTCATAGAAGCCAAGGACTTTCTGGATGCAGCCCTGGACAGCGACGATCAGGGCCGCCAGGAGTTGATTTCCAGGCTGGAATCCCTGCTGGAGGCCGGAGACCATGACTCCATCAGGGATTTTTTCTATTCCCTGCACCCCGCAGACGGGGCCCAGGCCCTGGAACTGTTCTCCCCGGAAAAGGCCTGTGCCTTCATAACCCTGCTCAACAACGAAACCCAGGCACAGATTTTCAATTATCTGCCACCGCATTTTGAAACCCGCATGGCTTCATGCCTGGGTCGCGCTCAGCTGGCCCGGATAATCGGAGCCATGTCTCACGATGAACGCGCCGACCTGTACAACCGGCTGACTTCAGAACAGCAGGAAGAGGTTCTGCCAGCCCTGGCCCACGCCGAACGCGAAGACATCCGCAGGCTGGCATCTTATTCCGAAGGTACTGCAGGCGCAGTCATGACCTCCGACTATGCAGCACTGTCGCCCGACATTACCGCCAGGGAAGCCCTGGAAAAGCTCCGCAGGGAGGCACCGGACAAGGAAACCATATATCAATGCTACGTCATAGACGAGAACCGCAGGCTGGTAGGAGTTATCTCACTGCGCGAACTCCTGGTGGCCTCTCCAAGATCCCTGGTTTCGGAAGTTATGAACCAGCAGCCAATTTTCGCTCATGCCCGGGACAACGCTGAAGAAGTGGCTTCCACCATAGCCAAGTACGACCTCATGGCCATGCCCATCATCAACGGTGACGACAAGCTCGTGGGCATCGTCACCTTTGATGATGTGCATGACATCCTGGAAGAAGAAGCCACTGAGGACTTTCACCGTATGGGCTCCATATCCGGACACGGGGAAAGCCTGGTGGGGGTCAATTTCAGGGAGGCCAGCCCCTGGCTGATAATTCAGAAACGCCTGCCCTGGCTTCTGGCCCTGGTCTTTGTCAATCTTCTCTCAGGTGCCGGCATAGCTTTTTTTGAAAGCACCATCGAAGCTGTAGTGGCCCTGGTCTTTTTTCTGCCCCTGTTGATCGCCAGCGCCGGCAATGCCGGTTCCCAGTCCTCTACTCTAATGGTCAGGGCCCTGGCTACAGGGGACGTAAAAGCTTCGGACTGGCTTTACCTGCTGGGCAAGGAAGTAGGCATAGCCCTGACCCTGGGCCTGGGCATGGCCCTGGCCGTGTCCATGGTGGGCATTTTCAGGGGAGGACCGGAAGTGGCCATCGTGGTGGGGCTGACAATGACTGTTGTCGTTCTTTTCGGCAGTCTGGTGGGATGCCTGCTGCCCTTTCTGCTGGCCAGAATGAAAGTAGATCCGGCAACAGCCAGCGTACCTCTTATAACCTCCATAGCCGATATAGGCGGAATCCTCATCTACTTCAGCATAGCCACGTGGCTCCTGGAAGTTCCGGCGGCGCACTGA
- a CDS encoding TAXI family TRAP transporter solute-binding subunit, with amino-acid sequence MFGKRIFIAVAAVLALALSAPQAKAKQDILFGGASIVGVYYQVALQISNIMNNEIGDKYNYIGRPTGGSVFNINALERGAFDFGVAQSDRNWQAYNGAAEWEGSPIKSLRSLFSMHPETVMLVTRQDTDIHSVEDIKGHRINIGNPGSGQRGNAMDVLEIYGIDPQNDFRAEGLEHHEAARALVDRNIDAFFYTIGNPSAAIEEPATSVDIRMIPINAQGIKDMVEEKPYYIMTTIPGGTYRGVDEDIETYAVTATVVSDEKVDEDVVYDMVKTVFENLDALRESHASFRHLEVEEMLQGLSAPLHPGAKRYYEEQGWM; translated from the coding sequence ATGTTCGGAAAGAGGATTTTCATTGCTGTTGCAGCGGTGCTGGCTCTGGCCCTGTCAGCCCCCCAGGCCAAGGCCAAACAGGACATCCTGTTTGGAGGAGCCTCCATTGTAGGCGTCTACTACCAGGTAGCCCTGCAGATCAGCAACATCATGAACAACGAAATCGGAGACAAGTACAACTACATAGGCCGGCCCACCGGCGGTTCCGTGTTCAACATCAACGCCCTGGAACGCGGTGCTTTTGACTTCGGCGTGGCCCAGTCAGACCGCAACTGGCAGGCCTACAACGGCGCCGCCGAATGGGAAGGAAGTCCTATCAAGAGCCTGCGCAGCCTGTTCAGCATGCACCCTGAGACAGTCATGCTGGTAACCCGCCAGGATACCGACATTCACTCCGTGGAAGACATCAAGGGACACAGGATAAACATCGGCAACCCCGGTTCAGGACAGAGGGGCAACGCCATGGACGTTCTGGAAATTTACGGCATAGACCCCCAGAATGACTTCCGGGCCGAGGGACTGGAACATCACGAGGCCGCCCGCGCCCTGGTGGACCGCAACATCGACGCATTCTTCTATACCATAGGCAACCCCAGCGCAGCCATCGAAGAGCCTGCAACATCCGTGGACATCCGCATGATCCCCATCAATGCCCAGGGAATCAAGGACATGGTCGAGGAAAAGCCTTATTACATCATGACCACCATCCCGGGCGGAACTTACCGTGGCGTGGATGAAGACATCGAGACCTACGCTGTTACCGCCACGGTTGTCAGCGATGAAAAAGTTGATGAAGACGTGGTTTACGACATGGTCAAAACCGTATTTGAAAATCTTGACGCTTTGAGGGAATCCCACGCCTCTTTCCGGCATCTGGAAGTCGAGGAAATGCTGCAGGGTCTGTCCGCTCCCCTGCATCCCGGCGCCAAGAGATATTACGAGGAACAGGGCTGGATGTAG
- a CDS encoding TRAP transporter permease: MSEQAGKNNTLEENQKTTENQDGQDKAPPTTKEARDLVVMVEAGVRDPKSIVARWIIVLLCLAWSIFQLSIAHDPINSHIARIWHLAFAIGLTFLVYPAYKQHSTPFWVSLTQKIIPSFASKSIRKTIPVYDWIFAALGMASALYLWWDFDNLIFRQGMPNQTDIVMGFILIVLLLEAARRALGPALSILAAIFLAYNFIGPYLPEILRHRGIPLDFMISDMYLTTTGIFGVPLGVSVSFVFLFVLFGALLDRAGGGKYFIDVAFSALGTFRGGPAKAAVLASGMTGMISGSSIANTVTTGTFTIPLMKKVGFPGHKAGAVEVAASTNGQIMPPIMGAAAFIMAEIIGIPYLDVVRAALFPALIAYLALLYVVHLESLKMGIKPLPRKELPKFWKTVLRGCHFIIPLAILIIYLVVLRRSPVASALHAIQGLMVIMLVQRPIIAFLSLGYHRKAGTLDPDLDLKRYISGAFVDGLRDLWDGLIMGARNMISVGIATATAGIIVGVVSITGLVGRFVNIIDVLSMGNMALMLVLTAMTSLILGMGMPTTANYIIMATLTAPVILHLGADMGIIFPIIAIHLFVFYFGILADVTPPVGLASYAGAAIARSDPIKTGVQAFYYSLRTVILPFIFLFNTELLMIAGVTAAGGVIWLDDPVRLAWIFFSGLIAMFAFASALQGWLVIKCRWYERLFLLLACATAFRPGVFEVYLPFDRLGMQILGVCMFFAVYIFQKIKVRRFQKFMASRAQEKGE; the protein is encoded by the coding sequence ATGAGCGAACAAGCCGGAAAAAACAACACTCTTGAGGAAAACCAGAAGACCACGGAAAATCAGGACGGACAGGACAAAGCACCACCCACGACCAAAGAAGCCAGAGACCTGGTGGTCATGGTGGAGGCCGGGGTCAGGGATCCCAAAAGCATTGTTGCCAGATGGATTATTGTTCTGCTTTGCCTGGCCTGGTCCATTTTTCAGCTGTCAATAGCTCATGACCCCATAAATTCGCATATTGCCAGGATCTGGCACCTGGCTTTCGCCATAGGACTGACCTTTCTGGTTTATCCGGCTTACAAACAGCACTCTACGCCATTCTGGGTCAGTCTGACGCAAAAGATCATTCCTTCTTTCGCCAGCAAATCCATCCGTAAAACCATTCCCGTATACGACTGGATATTTGCTGCTCTGGGCATGGCTTCTGCTCTTTACTTATGGTGGGATTTCGACAACCTTATTTTCCGCCAGGGCATGCCCAACCAGACCGATATTGTCATGGGCTTTATCCTGATTGTCCTTTTGCTGGAAGCTGCCCGCCGGGCCCTTGGACCGGCCCTGTCCATTCTGGCCGCCATCTTTCTGGCCTATAACTTCATTGGCCCTTATCTCCCGGAAATACTCAGACACAGGGGCATTCCCCTGGACTTCATGATCAGCGACATGTACCTGACCACCACCGGGATTTTCGGGGTGCCCCTGGGGGTTTCCGTATCCTTCGTGTTTCTCTTTGTACTCTTCGGAGCACTGCTGGACCGGGCCGGCGGGGGAAAGTATTTCATTGACGTGGCCTTTTCCGCCCTGGGGACCTTCAGGGGAGGACCAGCCAAGGCAGCGGTACTGGCCTCGGGCATGACTGGCATGATCTCCGGTTCTTCCATTGCCAATACAGTCACCACCGGGACCTTTACCATTCCCCTGATGAAAAAAGTAGGGTTCCCGGGACACAAGGCCGGGGCGGTAGAGGTGGCCGCCTCCACCAACGGCCAGATCATGCCTCCCATCATGGGGGCCGCGGCCTTCATTATGGCTGAGATCATCGGCATACCCTACTTAGACGTGGTCCGGGCCGCCCTGTTTCCAGCCCTTATAGCCTACCTGGCCCTTTTGTACGTGGTCCACCTGGAATCGCTTAAAATGGGCATCAAGCCCTTGCCGCGCAAGGAACTGCCCAAATTCTGGAAAACCGTACTGAGGGGATGCCATTTTATAATCCCCCTGGCCATTCTGATTATCTACCTGGTTGTACTGAGGCGCTCTCCTGTTGCTTCCGCCCTGCACGCCATCCAGGGCCTCATGGTTATCATGCTGGTGCAGCGGCCCATTATCGCCTTTCTCTCCCTGGGATATCACCGCAAAGCCGGCACCCTGGACCCGGACCTGGACCTCAAGCGCTACATCAGCGGGGCTTTTGTGGACGGCCTGCGTGACCTGTGGGACGGCCTGATCATGGGAGCCAGAAACATGATCTCCGTGGGCATAGCCACAGCCACGGCGGGCATAATCGTGGGCGTGGTCTCCATAACCGGTCTTGTGGGCCGATTCGTAAATATCATTGATGTGCTCTCCATGGGCAACATGGCCCTGATGCTTGTTCTGACCGCCATGACCAGCCTTATCCTGGGCATGGGCATGCCTACAACCGCCAATTATATAATAATGGCCACCCTCACCGCGCCGGTCATTCTACACCTGGGCGCGGACATGGGCATAATTTTTCCCATCATAGCCATTCACCTGTTTGTATTCTATTTCGGAATCCTGGCGGACGTCACCCCGCCGGTGGGCCTGGCCTCCTACGCCGGAGCGGCTATAGCCAGGTCCGATCCCATCAAGACAGGGGTGCAGGCCTTCTATTACAGTCTTAGAACAGTTATTCTGCCTTTTATATTTCTGTTCAATACGGAACTGCTAATGATTGCCGGGGTGACCGCAGCCGGAGGAGTAATATGGCTGGATGATCCTGTGCGCCTGGCCTGGATATTCTTTTCCGGACTTATCGCCATGTTCGCCTTTGCCTCTGCCCTTCAGGGCTGGCTGGTGATAAAATGCAGGTGGTACGAAAGGCTGTTTCTGCTTCTGGCCTGCGCCACCGCCTTCAGGCCGGGCGTATTTGAGGTCTACCTGCCCTTTGACCGCCTGGGAATGCAGATCCTGGGGGTATGCATGTTTTTCGCCGTATATATATTCCAGAAAATCAAGGTCCGGAGATTTCAGAAATTCATGGCCTCCAGGGCCCAGGAAAAAGGAGAATAA
- a CDS encoding universal stress protein has translation MYQRILVPVDLQEEDERLRNLALQNAVELCRFYNARLYVLTVVPDLGMPVVGNYFPQDVSSQIVREAENLLHEHVTSHLPQDLDIQHIVAQGTVYRRILKTARQVNADLIVIPAHRPTLTEYFIGSNTSRVVRYAGCSVLVVRSELDQNIICVR, from the coding sequence ATGTACCAGCGCATTCTTGTTCCGGTTGACCTGCAGGAAGAAGACGAGCGCCTGCGCAACCTTGCTCTGCAGAATGCAGTGGAACTCTGCAGGTTTTATAATGCCCGCCTTTATGTGCTTACTGTTGTTCCGGACCTGGGCATGCCCGTAGTGGGCAACTATTTTCCCCAGGACGTGAGCAGCCAGATTGTACGCGAGGCTGAAAACCTTCTTCATGAACATGTGACCAGTCACTTGCCCCAGGATCTGGATATCCAGCATATAGTGGCCCAGGGAACTGTTTATCGCCGCATCCTGAAAACCGCCAGGCAAGTCAATGCCGACCTTATAGTCATCCCGGCTCACCGCCCGACCCTGACAGAGTATTTTATCGGATCCAACACCTCCAGGGTGGTGCGCTACGCCGGATGTTCGGTGCTTGTTGTCCGCTCCGAACTGGACCAGAACATCATTTGCGTGCGATAA
- a CDS encoding arsenate reductase ArsC, translating to MSEKKNILFLCTGNSCRSQMAQGWTNALQSENFQAFSAGVKKSSVDPMAVEVMGEAGIDLSGHYSKLIEELPGVKFDYVVTLCDHARESCPVFFSDAQKIHHGFDDPPYLARDAASRDEALGYYRRVRDEIKDFVQSFPQSLKTD from the coding sequence ATGTCTGAAAAAAAGAACATTCTTTTTCTGTGTACCGGCAATTCCTGCCGCAGCCAGATGGCCCAGGGGTGGACCAATGCACTGCAGAGTGAAAATTTCCAGGCCTTTTCCGCTGGAGTTAAAAAAAGTTCGGTGGACCCCATGGCTGTAGAAGTAATGGGGGAAGCAGGCATAGACCTTTCAGGGCACTATTCCAAGCTCATTGAAGAACTGCCCGGGGTCAAGTTTGATTATGTGGTGACTCTTTGTGATCATGCCCGGGAAAGCTGCCCGGTTTTTTTCTCCGATGCCCAGAAAATTCACCACGGGTTTGACGACCCGCCTTACCTGGCCCGGGATGCCGCCTCACGGGATGAAGCCCTGGGATATTACCGCCGGGTGAGAGATGAAATAAAAGACTTTGTCCAGTCTTTTCCCCAGAGTCTGAAAACAGATTGA
- a CDS encoding GAK system XXXCH domain-containing protein has translation MSKGKKFSQSLSLEEASNFLAELSAALENREVVLQGEKIAWDSMRKLKCSFYPRGDNLTLKVSVEQTKPENESNGLPKKKKGRKNALKQLKAGAKLKRSELKKRVRTAFRGIMDTSVKDETQADEAGAAPVQPPGTAGPSRSKTGYKTLKKRMKKTFASILRNAANYQLPTQKEMDSFINDSQAMVEFPGYGDEYYQEYMDRVRQMQEAFRQNDPRELMHKAQEVNQLQKDCHKRYK, from the coding sequence ATGAGCAAGGGAAAAAAGTTCTCTCAAAGTCTGAGCCTGGAGGAGGCTTCAAATTTCCTGGCAGAACTGTCCGCAGCACTGGAAAACAGGGAGGTAGTGCTGCAGGGCGAAAAAATCGCTTGGGACAGCATGCGCAAACTGAAATGCTCGTTTTATCCAAGAGGTGACAACCTGACCCTCAAGGTCAGTGTGGAGCAAACCAAGCCCGAAAATGAATCAAATGGCCTGCCTAAAAAAAAGAAAGGCAGAAAAAACGCACTGAAGCAGCTCAAGGCCGGGGCAAAGCTTAAACGATCAGAACTTAAAAAGAGGGTCAGGACCGCCTTCCGGGGTATTATGGACACCAGTGTTAAAGACGAAACACAAGCTGATGAGGCTGGTGCAGCACCTGTCCAGCCCCCCGGCACTGCAGGACCTTCCAGGAGCAAGACCGGCTACAAGACCTTGAAGAAAAGAATGAAAAAAACATTTGCCAGTATCCTGCGAAACGCGGCCAATTACCAGTTGCCCACGCAGAAGGAAATGGACTCGTTTATAAACGATTCCCAGGCCATGGTTGAATTCCCCGGGTATGGAGACGAGTATTACCAGGAATACATGGACAGAGTAAGGCAGATGCAGGAGGCCTTCAGGCAAAATGATCCCCGGGAATTAATGCACAAGGCTCAGGAAGTGAACCAGCTGCAAAAAGACTGCCACAAGCGATACAAGTAG